One Actinospica robiniae DSM 44927 genomic region harbors:
- a CDS encoding Dps family protein: MSSRNGGARGATETYQGFTASTALAGCLQRVLVDLISLHMTAKQAHWNLVGPNFRDIHLQLDEITASAREHSDTIAERMRALHAVADGRLKTVAQSATLPEFPPGEKSTHEVVDLMTDQIQHAVATARAVHDEVDGEDPSTADLLHVLIDDLEKQAWMMAMENRGR; the protein is encoded by the coding sequence ATGTCGAGTCGAAACGGTGGTGCCCGCGGCGCCACGGAGACCTACCAGGGCTTCACCGCGTCCACCGCGCTGGCCGGCTGCCTGCAGCGGGTGCTGGTGGACCTGATCAGCCTGCACATGACCGCCAAGCAGGCCCACTGGAACCTGGTGGGCCCGAACTTCCGCGACATCCACCTGCAGCTCGACGAGATCACCGCGAGTGCGCGCGAGCACAGCGACACCATCGCGGAGCGGATGCGGGCGCTGCACGCGGTGGCCGACGGCCGGCTCAAGACGGTCGCCCAGAGCGCGACCCTGCCCGAGTTCCCGCCGGGGGAGAAGTCCACCCACGAAGTGGTAGACCTGATGACGGACCAGATCCAGCACGCCGTGGCCACCGCCCGCGCGGTGCACGACGAGGTGGACGGCGAGGATCCGTCCACCGCCGATCTGCTGCACGTCTTGATCGACGACTTGGAGAAGCAGGCGTGGATGATGGCCATGGAGAACCGGGGCCGCTGA
- a CDS encoding MFS transporter: MDDGHGEPGPLSGPTGSDGRRGGPAPRAAHADAHAEGTSDAADAASDRSGGRMGAFAAISALFVVIMIGTTLPTPLYVFWQREYTFGSAITTVVFATYAFGVLVALLTAGQASDEAGRRPVLAVALVLSFAASIGFAAADSITVLLVARFVSGLAAGLTTAAATASLRELAGRDHPEAAAVVPGAVNLFGLGCGPLLAGVLAELIPGHPTMVPFEVHLVLLVCAALALIPPDTVTAKPKPTWVRRPQIAVPSHSRWTFWAAALAGLISFALLGLFTSVIPTFLGQTLHEHRPAVVGTVVFLLFAAAVVAQVLCRRVERGTAVRSGLLALPVALALIVAGLYAVSFATFLVGTVAAGGAVGVVFLGSLDTALSVAAPDQRGQVGSAYFSSAYVGLTIPVISVGFAAQAFGTRPSVLVAAIALAAAALLAYARLRP, from the coding sequence GTGGATGATGGCCATGGAGAACCGGGGCCGCTGAGCGGACCGACGGGTTCCGACGGGCGGCGCGGCGGTCCGGCCCCCCGCGCCGCCCACGCCGACGCCCACGCCGAGGGCACATCCGACGCCGCGGACGCCGCGTCCGACCGCTCCGGCGGCCGGATGGGCGCGTTCGCGGCGATCAGCGCGCTGTTCGTGGTGATCATGATCGGCACGACCCTGCCGACGCCGCTCTACGTCTTCTGGCAGCGGGAGTACACGTTCGGCTCCGCCATCACCACGGTCGTGTTCGCCACCTACGCGTTCGGCGTACTGGTGGCCCTGCTCACCGCGGGTCAGGCCTCTGACGAAGCCGGCCGCCGGCCGGTGCTCGCCGTCGCGCTGGTGCTCTCGTTCGCCGCGTCGATCGGATTCGCGGCGGCGGACTCGATCACCGTCCTGCTCGTGGCCCGCTTCGTCTCCGGTCTCGCCGCCGGCCTGACGACCGCCGCGGCCACCGCGTCGCTACGGGAACTGGCCGGGCGCGATCACCCGGAGGCTGCCGCGGTCGTGCCAGGGGCCGTCAACCTGTTCGGCCTCGGCTGCGGCCCGCTGCTCGCGGGCGTGCTGGCCGAGCTCATCCCGGGCCATCCGACCATGGTGCCGTTCGAGGTGCACCTGGTGCTGCTCGTGTGCGCCGCGCTCGCGCTGATCCCGCCGGACACGGTCACGGCCAAGCCCAAGCCGACCTGGGTGCGGCGCCCGCAGATCGCCGTCCCGTCGCACAGCCGCTGGACCTTCTGGGCCGCCGCCCTCGCCGGCCTGATCAGCTTCGCCCTGCTGGGGCTGTTCACCTCGGTGATCCCCACGTTCCTCGGCCAGACCCTGCACGAGCACCGCCCGGCCGTGGTCGGCACGGTCGTGTTCCTGCTGTTCGCGGCGGCCGTGGTGGCGCAGGTGCTGTGCCGCCGGGTGGAGCGCGGAACGGCGGTGCGGTCCGGCCTGCTCGCCCTCCCGGTCGCGCTCGCGCTGATCGTGGCCGGGCTCTATGCCGTCTCGTTCGCCACGTTCCTGGTCGGCACGGTCGCGGCCGGCGGCGCCGTCGGTGTGGTCTTCCTCGGCAGCCTCGACACCGCCCTGTCCGTCGCCGCCCCCGACCAGCGCGGGCAGGTCGGCTCCGCGTATTTCTCCTCGGCCTACGTCGGCCTGACGATCCCGGTGATCAGCGTCGGCTTCGCCGCGCAGGCGTTCGGCACCCGCCCCAGCGTGCTGGTCGCGGCGATCGCCCTCGCGGCGGCGGCGCTGCTCGCGTACGCCCGCCTGCGGCCGTGA